CCGCGGGCACGCTGTACTTGCCCTTGAGGTAGTTGCGGAAGCCGTCGGCGATGGGCTCGAGCACGGCGAAGCCGTCGACGTCGGTCTGTTCCGCCGTGGCGTCCATGCGCCCCGGCGAGAACGGCACCGTCACGGAAACGCCCGCGTTCTTCGCGGCCTGCTCCACCGCTGCGCAGCCGCCGAGCACGATGAGATCCGCCAGGGACACCTTCTTGCCTCCCTTTTGGAAGTCGGCCCGAACGCTCTCGAGCTTGGCGAGCACCTTCTGGAGCTGCGCCGGCTGGTTGGCTTCCCAGTCCTTCTGCGGCGCCAGGCGAATGCGGGCGCCGTTGGCACCGCCGCGCTTGTCGGAGCCGCGGAAGGTGGAGGCCGATGCCCACGCGGTGGACACCAGCTCCGGGATGGACAGCCCCGACGCCAGCAGCTTCTGCTTCAGCGTCGCGATGTCGCTTTCGTCGATCAACGGATGGTCGACGGCGGGGATCGGGTCCTGCCACAGCAGGTCCTCCTGGGGAACCTCGGGGCCGAGGTAGCGCGATCGCGGACCCATGTCGCGATGGGTCAGCTTGAACCAGGCGCGCGCGAAGGCTTCCGCGAATTGATCGGGGTGCTCCAAGAAGCGCCGGGAGATCTTCTCGTAGGCGGGGTCGAAGCGCAGCGAGAGATCCGTGGTCAGCATCGTGGGTCGATGCTTCTTGGACGGATCGTGGGCGTCCGGGATCACGGCGTCGGCGTTCTTGGCGACCCACTGGTGGGCGCCGGCGGGGCTCTTCTCGAGCTCCCACTCGTAGTTGAACAGGTTCTCGAAGAAGTAGTTGCTCCACTTCGTCGGCGTTTGCGTCCACGTCACCTCCAGGCCGCTGGTGATGCAGTCGCCGGCCTTGCCGCTCTTGAAGCTGTTTCTCCAGCCGAAGCCCTGCTCCTCCAGGCCCGCGGCCTCCGGATCGGCGCCGACCAGTTGGGCGTCCCCGGCGCCGTGGGTCTTGCCGAAGCTGTGCCCGCCGGCGATGAGCGCGACGGTCTCTTCGTCGTTCATGGCCATGCGCGCGAAGGTCTCGCGGATGTCCTTGGCGGCCGCGACGGGATCCGGATTGCCGTTCGGCCCCTCCGGGTTCACGTAGATCAGCCCCATCTGCACTGCGGCCAAGGGGTCTTCCAGATCGCGATCACCGGAGTAACGCTCGTCGCCGAGCCACTCGCGTTCGGCGCCCCAGTAGACGTCCTGATCGGGTTCCCACACGTCGGCGCGACCGCCGGCGTAGCCGAACGTCGGAAAGCCCATGGACTCCAGCGCCACGTTGCCCGCCAGGATGATCAAGTCCGCCCAGGAGATGTTCTTTCCGTACTTCTGCTTGATGGGCCAAAGCAGCCGCCGCGCCTTGTCCAGGTTCACGTTGTCCGGCCAGGAGTTCACTGGGGCAAAGCGTTGCTGCCCGCGGCCGCCACCGCCGCGCCCGTCCCCGGTGCGGTAGGTGCCGGCGCTGTGCCACGCCATGCGGATGAAGAGCCCTCCGTAGTGGCCGAAGTCCGCGGGCCACCAGTCTTGGGAATCCGTCATCAGCGCGTTCAAGTCGCGCTTCACCGCGGCGAAGTCGAGGCTCTCGAAGGCCTTCTTGTAGTCGAAGTCCTCGCCCATGGGGTTGGACTTGGCGGAATGCTGGTGCAAGAGGTCGAGCCGCAGTTGGTTCGGCCAAAAGTCCCGATTGGACGTGCCGCCGCCGGCGACGTGATGGAAGGGACACCCCTTTTCTGATGACATGTTCTCTCCTTGAGTCGGGTCGTTCGACTGTGGAAAGAACCTAGGGCTGGCCCTCGCGACGAGCAATTCGATCGATCCTATGGGCCGATACGCTCCGCTTATCGCGAGGGCACCGTGCTCAGTGGCCGGGGTCGTCCACCATGCTGCCCAGGTAGGCAAAAAGCTCTTCCGATATGCCGTGGTCTTCCCGGGCTTTCTTCTCGTCGTGAAGCAGCTTGAAGATGCGCTGGGTCATGTCGCTGTCCCCATCGCTCACGGACTCCACGGCTTCCTGGAAGCGCTGCCACAGGCGCTGCGCTTCAGGATCCCGCGGCGGCAAGCCGCGTTGCCGGGCGGCCTCCAACTCCTGGATCACGGGGGTGACGACCTCGTCTCCGCTCTGGGCGTGGGCCTCGAGACGCTTCTGCTGGGCCGGCGTGAAGTATTTCTCGTACATGGTGATGAGCTCCAATGCTGAAAGTAGCGTTTCAGTGGTTTGGGCGTCATCGGGGCTTCCGCCTTCGAGCTGCCGAGCGAGCTTCCGTAGCTGAACCGAGAGCCGCTCCAAGTCCCGCCGTTGCGCTTCGATCTTGGCCAGGTGATCGGCGACCACCTGGCGCGCATCGACGCTCCCATCGGACAAGCAATCGGCCACGGCGGATAGCGAGAGCCCCAGCTGTTGCAGGCTCCGTATCTGTTGCAGCCGCTGAATGTCCGCGGGCGTGTACAAGCGGTGCCCGGAGCGCGTGCGCCCGGACGGCTTCAGAAGCCCGATCTCCTCGTAGTAGTGCAGCGTCCGCACCGACACGCCCGTGCGCCGGGCGACCGCTGTGACCTTGAGTGCTGCCTTGGGTTCGACGGGGTTTGCCACGATGACGAGCCTAACCTGCGCCCTCACGCCGCGTGAGGATCAAGCCTCACGTCGGGAGAGGTTCCGCGCCGGACCAACGAAGATTGGCTCTCCTCACACATTCGTGGGTGCCTAGACCCACTGTTCATCTGGGGTGACCACCATCGGTGCCACTCCGGCGAGAGCGACGGACAGGTGCCGCCGCTGCGGCGTGTCGGTCGAGGGCCAAGCGACCTGAAGATCGAGAACTATGGCGACGCAAGACGAGTGCGAACGGACGACAGAATTCGACATCGCGAATGCGATTTCAGTTGACGAGCTTGCGGACGCTCCGCGCTCTCATTCCGCCGATGTGGTTCGGATCACGCGTGCGCAGCGCACGTGCGCCCAATGGGCGCGCGTTCGAAACGAAATCGATCTTCGAAGTGCGCGCGGGCTCGAAGGGCAGCTACGGCGTGCTGAAGAAGGCGAAATTTCTCGTGGTATGCCGGGGGAAACCACGGGGGGTTGTCATGTCATCGTCCAAAGCCATTTCCGTAGAACTGTCTGCCACCGAGCGCACTGCGCTCTCCGCACTTAAAGACCTGTCCAATCGCGATCTCTGGTCCAGCGCGGTGGTGGCCAACGCCGGGCGGCGCAAAGCCACCGCGCACTTGGTCGCCCACCTCGCTGAAATCGACCGTCGCGAGCTCGTGTACGACGAGGGCTACTCGTCGATGTACGACTTCTGCGTGCGCGGCCTCGGGATGAGCGAGGGCACGGCGTATCGGAGCATCGCCGGAGCGCGGGCAGCGCTTTCGTTTCCGGTGGTGCTCACGCTGCTCGCGGACGGAAGCCTGCACCTTTCTGGGCTTTCGCTCTTGGCTCCGCGGCTCACGCAGGACAATCACACTGCGCTGTTGAAACAAGCCGCCGGCAAGTCCAGCGCGGGGATTCGCGTCGTGCTCGCGCGCTGGTTTCCGAAGCCGGACGTCCCGGACCAGGTGAAGCCGCTGCGCACTGGTGGAAAGGGTCCAGCGCCCGGCGTGGAACCGCTTTCGGAAGGGCGCTTCGAGGTGCACTTCAGTGCCGGAGCGAGCCTGAAAGCGAAGCTCGAGCACGCCCAGAATCTGATGAGTCACGTGAGCCGGGAGCTGGAGGTCGTGATCGAACGGGCGCTCGACGCGCTGATTCGCGAGCTGGAGAGGAAGCGCTGGGGCAAGACGGACAAGCCGCGCCGCTCCCGCGGGACGAAGCCGGGCGAGCCCGGCCGTGCAGCCCGGCGCGAGGTGTACGAGCGCGACGGCGCCCAGTGCTGCTTCGTGTCGGAGTCTGGCGTGCGTT
This portion of the Polyangiaceae bacterium genome encodes:
- the katG gene encoding catalase/peroxidase HPI; amino-acid sequence: MSSEKGCPFHHVAGGGTSNRDFWPNQLRLDLLHQHSAKSNPMGEDFDYKKAFESLDFAAVKRDLNALMTDSQDWWPADFGHYGGLFIRMAWHSAGTYRTGDGRGGGGRGQQRFAPVNSWPDNVNLDKARRLLWPIKQKYGKNISWADLIILAGNVALESMGFPTFGYAGGRADVWEPDQDVYWGAEREWLGDERYSGDRDLEDPLAAVQMGLIYVNPEGPNGNPDPVAAAKDIRETFARMAMNDEETVALIAGGHSFGKTHGAGDAQLVGADPEAAGLEEQGFGWRNSFKSGKAGDCITSGLEVTWTQTPTKWSNYFFENLFNYEWELEKSPAGAHQWVAKNADAVIPDAHDPSKKHRPTMLTTDLSLRFDPAYEKISRRFLEHPDQFAEAFARAWFKLTHRDMGPRSRYLGPEVPQEDLLWQDPIPAVDHPLIDESDIATLKQKLLASGLSIPELVSTAWASASTFRGSDKRGGANGARIRLAPQKDWEANQPAQLQKVLAKLESVRADFQKGGKKVSLADLIVLGGCAAVEQAAKNAGVSVTVPFSPGRMDATAEQTDVDGFAVLEPIADGFRNYLKGKYSVPAEALLVDKAQLLTLTAPEMTALIGGLRVLGANVGQSKHGVLTNKEGTLSNDFFVNLLDMGTEWKKTSDDNVFEGRDRKTGELRWTGSRVDLALGSNSQLRALSEVYASADAKEKFVQDFVAAWTKVMNLDRFDLA
- a CDS encoding MerR family transcriptional regulator, which translates into the protein MANPVEPKAALKVTAVARRTGVSVRTLHYYEEIGLLKPSGRTRSGHRLYTPADIQRLQQIRSLQQLGLSLSAVADCLSDGSVDARQVVADHLAKIEAQRRDLERLSVQLRKLARQLEGGSPDDAQTTETLLSALELITMYEKYFTPAQQKRLEAHAQSGDEVVTPVIQELEAARQRGLPPRDPEAQRLWQRFQEAVESVSDGDSDMTQRIFKLLHDEKKAREDHGISEELFAYLGSMVDDPGH